Proteins encoded by one window of Vitis vinifera cultivar Pinot Noir 40024 chromosome 10, ASM3070453v1:
- the LOC132254493 gene encoding wall-associated receptor kinase 5-like, with protein sequence MRMLLQLLVSVHLITIIIFFVFIPQEAGASLTKPGCPEKCGNVTIPYPFGMGKGCYLHRDFEITCNMSSNPPLPLLQEVQLLQISEDNLRINDIAYRSCFNNQSGKTDSSYILYNRTHHFSYSYTHNTFVAIGCDIFAYITGYNSTAYATGCASLCNTDNDIAAGFSSSACSGIGCCRTYLQTDIAHFYLRIRSINMITPTWSSEPCGLAFIAERNFSTLEHFNLSSKFDKKLYFVPAVLDWSVGEVSCHEAIRRKNYACGQNTYCNNSIQGRGYNCHCLNGYQGNPYLANGCQDINECNDPNQNVCHKIALCSNIPGSYSCNCPSGYHGDGRKHGTGCIRGKRKHLLLLVFSLGVGIIVVPLILISTGLRLYRGVEEREKKKIKQEFFKKNGGLLLQQQISSSKESVEKTKLYSVEELERATDGFNSGRVIGKGGLGTVYKGMLSNGSIVAIKKSNTVDEKELDQFVNEVFILSQINHRHIVRLLGCCLETEVPLLIYEYVSNGTLFHHLHDEGHASTLSWKNRLRIGSEIAGALAYLHSYASIAICHRDIKSSNILLDENLRAVVSDFGLSRSIPLDKTHLTALVQGTFGYLDPDYFHSGQFTDKSDVYAFGVVLAELLTGEQAISSDRSEQGLANHFRSAMKQNRLFEILDNQVVNEGQKEEIFAVAKLAKRCLKLNGKKRPTMKQIDIDLQQLGTFQEQLSFQKTWIQEPSLQQQTCQDYCTVSETSHSYTFCPVTEEIVHDDEDLLS encoded by the exons ATGAGGATGCTTCTGCAATTGCTAGTATCAGTTCATCTTATCacaatcatcatcttctttgtATTTATACCACAGGAAGCAGGGGCATCTCTGACCAAGCCTGGCTGCCCAGAGAAATGTGGGAACGTTACCATTCCATATCCATTTGGCATGGGAAAAGGCTGTTACCTTCATAGAGATTTTGAGATTACATGCAACATGTCCTCCAATCCGCCTCTTCCACTTCTCCAAGAAGTTCAACTTTTGCAGATATCAGAAGACAATCTGCGCATCAATGATATTGCTTATCGTAGCTGTTTTAACAACCAATCAGGGAAGACTGATTCATCATATATATTATACAATAGAACTCATCATTTCAGTTACTCCTACACTCACAATACGTTCGTAGCCATTGGGTGTGACATATTTGCTTATATCACTGGGTACAACAGTACAGCATATGCAACTGGGTGTGCATCGCTTTGTAATACTGATAATGACATCGCTGCTGGTTTTTCCTCTTCTGCTTGCTCTGGCATTGGTTGCTGCAGGACTTATCTCCAAACAGATATTGCACACTTTTATCTCCGGATTCGCAGCATCAACATGATCACACCAACCTGGTCTTCTGAGCCATGTGGCCTTGCTTTCATAGCAGAGAGGAACTTCTCTACACTTGAACATTTTAACCTCTCTAGTAAATTTGACAAGAAATTGTATTTTGTCCCAGCAGTACTTGACTGGTCAGTTGGGGAAGTCTCTTGCCATGAGGCtatcagaagaaaaaactaTGCATGTGGCCAGAACACTTACTGCAACAACTCCATCCAGGGTCGGGGGTATAATTGTCACTGCCTTAACGGCTACCAAGGGAATCCCTACCTTGCAAATGGCTGCCAAG ATATTAATGAGTGCAACGACCCAAACCAAAATGTTTGCCACAAGATAGCTCTTTGCAGTAACATCCCTGGCAGTTACTCATGCAATTGCCCATCTGGTTACCATGGAGATGGCAGGAAACATGGAACTGGGTGCATACGTGGCAAGCGTAAACATTTGCTACTACTGGTATTTTCTTTAG GCGTGGGGATTATTGTTGTTCCCTTGATCCTAATTTCTACGGGCTTAAGGTTATACCGAGGAGTTgaggaaagagagaaaaagaaaataaaacaggaGTTCTTCAAAAAGAACGGTGGTCTGCTATTGCAACAGCAAATTTCTTCAAGCAAAGAAAGCgtagaaaaaacaaaactctATTCGGTAGAAGAGTTGGAGAGAGCAACAGATGGCTTCAATTCAGGTCGAGTCATCGGTAAGGGAGGCCTTGGCACAGTATACAAAGGGATGCTGTCAAATGGAAGCATTGTAGCCATTAAGAAGTCCAATACTGTTGATGAAAAGGAATTGGACCAGTTCGTCAATGAAGTTTTCATTCTTTCACAGATCAACCATAGGCACATAGTAAGATTGTTAGGTTGTTGTCTGGAGACTGAAGTACCTTTGCTGATTTATGAATATGTCTCCAATGGCACCCTTTTCCACCATCTTCATGATGAGGGCCACGCATCTACATTATCTTGGAAAAACCGGCTGCGAATTGGGAGTGAAATTGCCGGAGCCCTGGCTTATTTGCACTCATATGCTTCTATTGCCATCTGTCACAGGGATATCAAATCTAGTAACATATTGTTGGATGAAAACCTCCGGGCAGTAGTTTCTGACTTTGGACTTTCAAGGTCAATACCCCTTGACAAAACTCACTTAACTGCGTTGGTACAAGGGACATTTGGTTACTTGGATCCGGATTATTTTCATTCAGGTCAATTTACAGATAAAAGTGATGTGTATGCCTTCGGTGTAGTCCTTGCTGAACTTCTGACAGGAGAACAAGCCATTTCCTCGGATAGATCTGAACAAGGTCTAGCTAATCATTTTAGATCAGCAATGAAACAAAATCGTCTGTTTGAAATTCTTGATAACCAAGTTGTAAATGAAGGACAGAAGGAGGAGATTTTCGCCGTTGCTAAGCTTGCTAAGAGATGCCTAAAGTTGAATGGGAAAAAAAGGCCAACCATGAAACAAATTGATATAGACCTCCAACAATTGGGCACATTTCAGGAGCAGTTGTCTTTTCAGAAGACATGGATTCAAGAACCTTCCTTGCAGCAGCAAACATGCCAGGACTACTGCACGGTAAGTGAAACATCCCATTCCTACACATTTTGTCCAGTTACAGAAGAAATAGTTCATGACGATGAGGACTTGCTTTCCTAA